The genomic interval ATTAAAAAAGCAATGATAAACAAGATCAAAACGGGTTGATTTATTAAGGTTCCAATAAATATAACACCTATTCGAACATCACGGCCTATTCTAAAGTAATGCTTTCCGCGAGTAAGATTTTTTTTCATTAACCCATCATATTTATCAGCAGTGTAGCTGTTCACAAAGGAACCGATGATAGCCAAAAATCCTATAAATAGATATAATAAATTTTCTCCTAAAAAATATACATAATAAGTTATACCAAAAAGAAGAAATGCGTCTGCATAACGGTCTAAGACCGCATCATACCACCCTCCAAACTCGGATGTTTGAAACTTTAAGCGGGCGATCTCTCCATCGCAACCATCAATAATAGAGGCCATTTGTGCCAATATTCCGCCGATTAGTAAATTAGCATATCCCCCAAAAAAGAAAAAAAGAGCACCCCCCATAGAAAAGATAAAAGAAAATAAAGAAATCTGATTAGGGGTAATACTTTTTTTTAAGAGATATTTTGAAATTCTAATGGAGATTGGACGGTTTAGATATCTGGATACAGGACCATCAGACACTTTTTTTAAATTAGTTAAAAGAATATTTTCTGCCTTCTTAAATGCATTTTCATCATCTATATCAATCCAATATCTCCCCCTGATGTCAAAGGCTCTTGCCTTTTCCTTTTTAGCTAATA from Actinomycetota bacterium carries:
- a CDS encoding NTP transferase domain-containing protein, with amino-acid sequence MKCLIIAAGEGSRLSYRGDSKPLVPLLELPLIERVILNAKGVGITDFYIVTGYNGEKLRKHLNQFSQNKNLKISYFQNNQWKKENGLSVLAAKKEINENFILLMSDHIFNESILAELLQEKIVYGEIILAVDYNLENKIVDIDDVTKVLVDNKGRIVNIGKDIKEYNAYDTGIFLCSPAIFEALEESSDNGDTSLSAGIKILAKKEKARAFDIRGRYWIDIDDENAFKKAENILLTNLKKVSDGPVSRYLNRPISIRISKYLLKKSITPNQISLFSFIFSMGGALFFFFGGYANLLIGGILAQMASIIDGCDGEIARLKFQTSEFGGWYDAVLDRYADAFLLFGITYYVYFLGENLLYLFIGFLAIIGSFVNSYTADKYDGLMKKNLTRGKHYFRIGRDVRIGVIFIGTLINQPVLILFIIAFLMNTENIRRILIFYNKK